A DNA window from Acidobacteriota bacterium contains the following coding sequences:
- a CDS encoding methylmalonyl-CoA mutase, which produces MAVASRPAPAGTRAEGASGGPPADVRPLYGPADLAGLDYALDLNDPGGFPYTRGIHESGYRGKLWTMRQFSGFGTPEETNRRYRELLAAGGTGLSVAFDLPTLMGRDPDDPLSQGEVGKCGVNVASLPDMERLFDGIDLERVTTSMTINAPAAMIFAMYLVVAERQGADWSQLSGTLQNDILKEYIAQKEYIYPPRPSMRLVTDVFAFCAERTPRWNTISVSGYHIREAGATALQELAFTLRDGIEYVQYGVDAGLDVDRFVPRISFFFNAHNRFFEEIAKYRAARKLWAQVMRERFGAREERAWKLRFHAQTAGVSLTAQQPYNNVVRTAVQALAAVLGGANSLHTNALDEALGLPTREAALLALRTQQVIAHESGVPAAVDPLGGSFFVESLTRELEAGAREYMDKIDALGGMVPAIEAGYPQREIANSAYRTQQAIETGEQSVVGVNQHVDETPPALETLYIDESAAEQQSERLARTKETRDARRVERTLDALRRTAAGEGNLMPPLLDAVRATATLGEMCAALRDVWGEYEEAPSV; this is translated from the coding sequence ATGGCTGTCGCGAGCAGACCGGCGCCTGCCGGGACCCGCGCCGAGGGGGCGTCGGGCGGCCCGCCGGCGGATGTGCGTCCGCTGTACGGGCCGGCGGATCTCGCCGGCCTCGACTACGCCCTCGATCTCAACGATCCCGGGGGTTTTCCCTACACCCGCGGCATCCATGAATCCGGCTACAGGGGCAAGCTCTGGACCATGCGCCAGTTCTCCGGCTTCGGCACGCCGGAGGAGACGAATCGCCGCTATCGGGAGTTGCTGGCGGCGGGCGGAACGGGACTGAGCGTCGCCTTCGATCTGCCCACGCTCATGGGCCGCGACCCGGACGATCCGCTGTCGCAGGGCGAGGTGGGCAAGTGCGGCGTCAACGTGGCGTCCCTGCCCGACATGGAGCGGCTGTTCGACGGGATCGACCTCGAGCGCGTCACGACGTCGATGACCATCAACGCCCCGGCGGCGATGATCTTCGCCATGTACCTGGTCGTCGCCGAACGGCAGGGCGCCGACTGGTCGCAGCTTTCCGGCACGCTCCAGAACGACATCCTGAAGGAGTACATCGCCCAGAAGGAGTACATCTATCCGCCGCGGCCGTCGATGCGGCTCGTCACCGACGTGTTCGCCTTCTGCGCGGAGCGGACCCCGCGTTGGAACACCATCTCGGTCAGCGGCTATCACATCCGGGAGGCGGGCGCGACCGCGCTCCAGGAGCTGGCGTTCACCCTCCGCGACGGCATCGAGTACGTGCAGTACGGCGTCGACGCCGGTCTCGACGTCGACCGGTTCGTGCCGCGGATCTCCTTCTTCTTCAACGCCCACAACCGGTTCTTCGAGGAGATCGCCAAGTACCGGGCCGCGCGCAAGCTGTGGGCGCAGGTCATGCGCGAACGCTTCGGCGCCCGGGAGGAGCGTGCCTGGAAGCTCCGCTTCCACGCCCAGACGGCCGGCGTGTCGCTGACCGCGCAGCAGCCGTACAACAACGTCGTGCGCACGGCGGTGCAGGCGCTGGCGGCGGTGCTGGGGGGGGCGAACTCGCTGCACACCAACGCGCTCGACGAGGCGCTGGGGCTCCCCACCCGCGAGGCGGCGCTGCTGGCTCTGCGGACGCAGCAGGTCATCGCCCACGAAAGCGGGGTGCCGGCGGCGGTGGATCCGCTCGGCGGGTCTTTCTTCGTCGAATCGCTGACCCGCGAGCTCGAGGCCGGCGCGCGCGAGTACATGGACAAGATCGACGCGCTGGGCGGCATGGTGCCGGCCATCGAGGCGGGCTATCCCCAGCGGGAGATCGCCAACAGCGCGTACCGGACGCAGCAGGCCATCGAAACGGGCGAGCAGTCCGTCGTCGGCGTCAACCAGCACGTCGACGAGACGCCGCCGGCGCTGGAGACCCTCTACATCGACGAGAGCGCCGCCGAACAGCAGTCGGAGCGCCTGGCCCGGACGAAGGAGACGCGCGACGCCCGGCGGGTCGAGCGGACGCTCGATGCATTGCGGCGCACCGCGGCCGGCGAGGGCAATCTCATGCCGCCGCTGCTCGACGCGGTGCGGGCGACCGCGACCCTCGGCGAGATGTGCGCGGCGCTGCGCGACGTGTGGGGCGAGTACGAGGAGGCGCCGTCGGTCTGA
- a CDS encoding VWA domain-containing protein, producing the protein MRRDGIIGATRQPARSPMNTRWIAACLCVGLLLMVSANAGQRQPAAEPQSEPRSQGTDATPPGETADLQGSVPVFRSGINYVRVDAFVTDEDGNPVFDLTQDDFEVYEDDVLQTVDSFQVVQVDPTPQLSGEPLTSVGVTRSDQQLAASRPDIRVFVIFLDDYHVRDGNSIRARRMLVDFIQNDLIPTDLVGVMYPLMPVSDVRLTRDHDAVINAIRRFEGVKYEYEVRNLYEARYNMYPTEVVERIRNEVSLSALRGLMTMLGGLREGRKSVLLVSEGYTYYVPPQLRSQVADLRADPNVNPQVLDPFAGDNPFEETMSFFEGSAMLQDLRRVIETASRFNASVYSVDPRGLAAFEFDMDQPQISYRTDSRVLRFTQDTLRVLAEETGGRAIVNQNDLRPGLQQMLDDASGYYLLGYNSIAAPTDGEFHEIEVRLKRPGLRVRARDGYWAVTMRDVERSLTTRAHEPPKAVDVALAALAEPRRGRLVRTWVGTSRAENGRTRVTFAWEPTESRGRRDNASRVLVTAMGDTGGAYFRGRVPEQTRSSGRGTTRRRSRRAAAAVAPPITRVEFEADPGTMQMNLAIEGEAGEVLDRDRDEIVIPDFTGPDIVLSTPYFVRARNALEFNRLVADWNAPPTVSRNFRRTDRLLLRFDVYAPGDAAPDLEANLLNRGGDAVFPLDVRTAEDGGASRQVELAPAFLPPGEYILEIRASLGDGEASEMIAFRLGA; encoded by the coding sequence ATGCGGCGCGATGGTATCATTGGAGCAACGCGCCAGCCTGCGAGGTCACCTATGAATACACGCTGGATCGCCGCCTGTCTGTGCGTCGGGCTGCTGCTGATGGTGTCCGCGAACGCCGGGCAGCGCCAGCCCGCCGCCGAGCCGCAGTCCGAGCCCCGCTCCCAGGGAACGGACGCCACCCCGCCCGGAGAGACCGCCGACCTCCAGGGCAGCGTCCCCGTCTTTCGGAGCGGCATCAACTACGTCCGCGTCGATGCCTTCGTGACCGACGAGGACGGCAACCCGGTGTTCGATCTCACGCAGGACGACTTCGAGGTGTACGAGGACGACGTCCTGCAGACGGTGGACTCGTTTCAGGTGGTTCAGGTCGATCCGACGCCCCAGCTCTCGGGCGAGCCGCTGACCAGCGTGGGGGTGACGCGGTCCGATCAGCAACTGGCCGCGTCGCGGCCGGACATTCGCGTCTTCGTGATCTTCCTCGACGACTACCACGTACGGGACGGCAACAGCATCCGGGCCCGGCGGATGCTCGTCGACTTCATCCAGAACGACCTGATTCCGACCGATCTGGTCGGCGTGATGTATCCCCTGATGCCGGTGTCGGACGTGCGCCTGACCCGCGATCACGACGCGGTGATCAACGCCATCCGGCGGTTCGAGGGGGTCAAGTACGAGTACGAAGTGCGCAACCTGTACGAGGCGCGCTACAACATGTATCCGACCGAGGTCGTCGAGCGGATCCGGAACGAAGTGTCGCTGTCGGCCCTGCGGGGGCTGATGACGATGCTGGGCGGACTTCGCGAGGGTCGCAAGTCCGTGCTGCTCGTCAGCGAGGGCTACACCTACTACGTGCCGCCGCAGTTGCGCAGCCAGGTCGCCGACCTGCGGGCGGATCCCAACGTGAATCCGCAGGTGCTCGACCCGTTCGCCGGCGACAACCCCTTCGAGGAGACGATGTCGTTCTTCGAGGGGAGCGCGATGCTGCAGGATCTGCGGCGCGTGATCGAGACCGCCAGCCGCTTCAACGCGTCGGTCTACTCGGTGGACCCGCGCGGCCTCGCCGCCTTCGAGTTCGACATGGATCAGCCGCAGATCAGCTACCGCACCGATTCGCGCGTCCTGCGCTTCACGCAGGACACGTTGCGGGTGCTGGCCGAGGAGACCGGCGGGCGCGCCATCGTGAACCAGAACGATCTGCGTCCCGGCCTGCAGCAGATGCTGGACGACGCGAGCGGCTATTACCTGCTCGGCTACAACTCGATCGCCGCGCCGACCGACGGGGAGTTTCACGAGATCGAGGTGCGTCTGAAGCGTCCGGGCCTGCGCGTGCGCGCTCGCGATGGGTACTGGGCGGTCACCATGCGCGACGTCGAGCGGTCGCTCACGACCCGCGCCCACGAGCCGCCCAAGGCGGTCGACGTCGCGCTGGCCGCGCTTGCCGAGCCGCGCCGCGGCCGGCTCGTCCGCACCTGGGTCGGCACGTCGCGGGCGGAGAACGGCAGGACCCGGGTCACCTTCGCCTGGGAGCCGACCGAGTCGCGAGGGCGGCGGGACAACGCGTCGCGCGTTCTCGTGACCGCCATGGGAGACACCGGCGGCGCCTATTTTCGGGGTCGCGTGCCGGAGCAGACCCGTTCCTCGGGCCGCGGCACGACCCGCAGGCGCAGCCGTCGCGCGGCGGCGGCCGTCGCCCCCCCGATCACGCGCGTGGAGTTCGAGGCGGATCCCGGCACGATGCAGATGAACCTGGCCATCGAGGGCGAGGCGGGAGAGGTGCTCGATCGGGATCGCGACGAGATCGTCATTCCGGACTTCACCGGACCGGACATCGTTCTGAGCACGCCCTACTTCGTGCGCGCGCGGAATGCGCTGGAGTTCAACAGGCTCGTCGCCGACTGGAACGCGCCTCCCACCGTATCGCGGAACTTCCGCCGCACCGACCGCCTGCTCCTGCGATTCGACGTCTACGCGCCGGGCGACGCGGCGCCGGATCTGGAGGCGAACCTGCTGAACCGGGGCGGCGACGCGGTGTTTCCGCTCGACGTTCGCACGGCCGAGGACGGCGGCGCTTCCCGCCAAGTGGAACTGGCGCCGGCGTTCCTGCCGCCCGGCGAGTACATCCTCGAGATCCGGGCGTCCCTCGGTGACGGCGAAGCGAGCGAGATGATCGCGTTTCGCCTCGGCGCGTGA
- a CDS encoding response regulator — MPHTLLLADDSTTIQRVVELTFASEDIDVVTVGDGTKAIEAIERGEPDIVLADVSMPGRDGYEVASFVRSDPARDRIPVVLLTGAFEPLDESRCDAIGRHEVLVKPFEPRQVVGKVRELLDLPPKEAPAAVPPAAVAPAGELVADPPEAVVAAGTAVAVEAAVGEAPAADAAEPVGASVPEEPASDSAGAVEEAVPDGSEAGSGEGMAEVASEAPAAAAETVAGGGVGVPPVGAGGSVLAQSFVTFLAVEQGAEPPALTRAPGAEGEAPGPQVTDETMDELVDRVVRRLRETVLRDTVAEVVSRLGEQLAQAEIPSAAPDAE, encoded by the coding sequence ATGCCCCATACGCTGTTGCTGGCCGACGACAGCACCACGATCCAACGCGTGGTGGAGCTGACGTTCGCGAGCGAGGACATCGACGTCGTGACGGTCGGTGACGGAACGAAGGCCATCGAGGCCATCGAGCGCGGCGAGCCCGACATCGTGCTCGCCGACGTCAGCATGCCGGGCCGGGACGGCTACGAGGTGGCGTCGTTCGTGCGGAGCGATCCGGCGCGCGACCGGATTCCCGTCGTGCTGCTGACGGGGGCGTTCGAGCCTCTCGACGAGTCGCGGTGCGACGCCATCGGCCGCCACGAGGTGCTGGTCAAGCCGTTCGAGCCGCGCCAGGTCGTCGGCAAGGTGCGGGAACTGCTGGATCTTCCCCCGAAGGAAGCGCCGGCCGCCGTCCCGCCGGCCGCCGTTGCCCCGGCCGGGGAGCTCGTGGCGGACCCGCCCGAAGCCGTGGTGGCGGCCGGAACCGCCGTTGCGGTCGAAGCGGCCGTGGGGGAGGCGCCCGCGGCGGATGCGGCGGAGCCGGTCGGCGCATCGGTGCCGGAAGAGCCGGCGTCGGACAGCGCCGGTGCGGTCGAGGAGGCCGTCCCCGACGGATCCGAAGCGGGCTCCGGCGAGGGGATGGCGGAGGTGGCCTCCGAAGCACCTGCCGCCGCGGCGGAGACGGTTGCCGGCGGGGGGGTGGGCGTTCCGCCGGTCGGCGCCGGCGGTTCGGTCCTGGCGCAGTCTTTCGTGACCTTTCTCGCCGTGGAGCAGGGCGCCGAACCGCCCGCGCTCACCCGTGCTCCCGGTGCGGAGGGAGAGGCGCCGGGGCCGCAGGTTACCGACGAGACGATGGACGAGCTCGTCGATCGCGTCGTCCGGCGGCTCCGCGAGACCGTTCTGCGGGACACGGTCGCCGAGGTCGTCTCGCGCCTCGGGGAGCAGCTCGCGCAAGCCGAGATACCATCCGCCGCCCCCGACGCCGAGTGA
- a CDS encoding cobalamin B12-binding domain-containing protein → MRRLRVVIAKPGLDGHDRGAKVIARSLRDAGMEVIYTGLRQTPEQIVEAALQEDADAIGVSILSGAHNHVCPRVMALLAEKGAQDVLVVVGGIIPDADIPRLREIGIEGVFQPGTSMQTIVDFITTHVRADAHAPPDAS, encoded by the coding sequence ATGCGCAGACTTCGCGTCGTCATTGCCAAGCCGGGACTCGACGGTCACGACCGGGGGGCCAAGGTGATCGCGCGATCCCTGCGGGACGCGGGCATGGAGGTCATCTACACGGGCCTGCGGCAGACCCCGGAACAGATCGTCGAGGCCGCGCTGCAGGAGGACGCCGACGCCATCGGGGTGTCGATCCTGTCCGGCGCCCACAACCACGTCTGCCCGCGGGTGATGGCGCTGCTCGCCGAGAAGGGCGCGCAAGACGTGCTGGTCGTCGTCGGCGGCATCATTCCGGACGCCGACATTCCGCGCCTGCGCGAGATCGGGATCGAAGGGGTGTTTCAGCCGGGGACGTCGATGCAGACCATCGTCGACTTCATCACCACGCACGTGCGGGCCGACGCCCACGCGCCGCCGGACGCTTCTTGA